A window from Drosophila nasuta strain 15112-1781.00 chromosome 3, ASM2355853v1, whole genome shotgun sequence encodes these proteins:
- the LOC132791464 gene encoding pH-sensitive chloride channel 2 → MQQLHFLHSTKVLLIIVVCSLMQTPIGAVNDTIVDENCPSLANADSLQYTELIQRMTHVCRYDRLERPIEYDSQTLKRLPIVVKMRIYVYLLQNLNSDLLQFKTHALLQLSFQDKRLAYKEFAPERRETILGQKHLSERLWLPHIFFANERESSILGTDEKDVLTSISRDGNVIISTRLQASLYCWMNFKKFPFDQQYCSTVLESWMYNTSDLVLEWEDHAPISFDPDMRLTEYNLAEFWHNTSIVHSDEINMRHGAFMGNYSSLSFTVSLQREIGFYLLDYYLPSMMIVAISWVSFWLQADASPPRIMLGTSTMLSFITLSSSQSKTLPKVSYIKVSEVWFIGCAFFIFCSLVEFAFVNTIWRRKENIELKKVNSKYIIKSTLTPRPSRRQIGGSLSNDSRARSCSSLDNIVSSTESVRNGNGTVNPAFNNYLTVHPNLPIIRTECADSVSVCSDRSTNDHVVDIDKEKKSEKDPPTFTTMTPQEIAMWIDRRSRLLFPGMFLAFNALYWTFVYCF, encoded by the exons CGCTGTCAATGACACCATCGTTGATGAGAACTGTCCATCGCTGGCCAATGCAGATAGCTTGCAGTACACAGAACTCATACAAAGAATGACGCACGTCTGTCGATACGATCGCTTGGAGCGACCCATCGAATACGACAGTCAAACACTGAAGCGTCTGCCCATCGTGGTCAAGATGCGCATTTATGTGTACTTGCTTCAGAATTTGAACTCGGATCTGCTGCAGTTCAAAACGCATGCTTTGTTGCAACTCAGTTTTCAGGACAAGCGTTTGGCCTACAAAGAGTTTGCGCCAGAGCGAAGGGAGACAATTTTGGGACAGAAGCATTTAAGCGAACGTCTCTGGCTGCCGCATATCTTCTTCGCTAACGAACGGGAATCCAGCATTCTGGGTACTGATGAGAAGGATGTGCTCACCTCCATTTCACGTGATGGCAATGTGATTATTTCCACGAGACTTCAAGCATCACTCTATTGTTGGATGAACTTCAAGAAGTTCCCCTTTGATCAGCAATACTGCTCAACGGTGCTCGAGAGTT GGATGTACAACACTTCTGACTTGGTGCTGGAATGGGAGGATCATGCGCCCATCTCTTTTGATCCTGACATGCGTCTCACGGAATACAATCTGGCAGAGTTTTGGCACAACACATCGATTGTTCACTCAGATGAGATCAATATGCGACACGGTGCATTCA TGGGAAACTACAGTTCACTGAGTTTTACGGTCAGTTTGCAGCGTGAGATTGGTTTCTATCTGTTGGATTACTATTTGCCTTCCATGATGATTGTCGCCATCTCCTGGGTCTCCTTCTGGCTGCAAGCAGATGCCTCCCCACCGCGCATTATGTTGG GCACCAGCACCATGTTGTCGTTTATTACGCTGTCCTCGTCGCAGAGCAAAACGCTGCCCAAAGTCAGCTACATCAAAGTGTCTGAAGTGTGGTTCATTGGCTGTGCCTTCTTCATCTTCTGTAGCTTGGTAGAGTTCGCCTTTGTCAATACGATATGGCGACGCAAGGAGAACATTGAATTGAAGAAGGTCAACAGCAAATACATTATCAAATCCACATTGACACCGCGTCCCTCGAGACGTCAAATTGGCGGAAGCTTGAGCAACGATTCCAGAGCACGTTCCTGCTCCAGTCTGGATAATATTGTCTCCAGCACTGAGAGTGTgcgcaatggcaatggcacaGTCAATCCTGCCTTTAACAATTATCTCACAGTTCAT CCCAATCTGCCTATAATAAGAACTGAGTGCGCTGATAGCGTTTCAGTTTGCAGCGATCGCTCGACCAATGATCATGTCGTCGACATTGACAAGGAGAAGAAGTCCGAGAAGGATCCGCCAACGTTTACAACCATGACGCCACAGGAGATTGCCATGTGGATCGACAGACGGTCGCGTCTTTTATTCCCGGGCATGTTCTTGGCCTTCAATGCACTTTACTGGACTTTTGTCTATTGTTTTTAG